The following proteins are encoded in a genomic region of Magnolia sinica isolate HGM2019 chromosome 1, MsV1, whole genome shotgun sequence:
- the LOC131243876 gene encoding uncharacterized protein LOC131243876, with amino-acid sequence MVETLKHIGNLLYSEPTENDPMTILSCQTKSSVNGIQHVSTLPDAIACQFSTFEKLVVVYGDHSLYVWDVRDVTKVSRCCVLVSRSSCIWDVNNIPCKNLHDSALGCVARESCRAVSFATCSADGPIRLWDLALQSDSETKNAGPEITMNQQPSCSPNTDQVGTIGIVSAGVFDQDTAESGVGAPGFRSMAVSSDGKYLAAGDCHGNLHVYNLYTSDYTCFQVICRKIGDPEIHQFNVWLAYSEAVGGSFPSLTWTGIGAPSILFILIYWIPLKCEMSRTSSCQFPSLEDPLLDGPGCGEGRETTLGDLPATDHILLRPHCGLGGEAINEEKGCISTAGQGSGEQLCSEASEIPVQTTKDDESNGRQHEDDDLFSQHFSNLSTLLKVGTLSFVFLVDIDGKANILTDHCNF; translated from the exons ATGGTTGAAACTCTCAAGcacataggaaacttactatatTCTGAACCGACGGAGAACGATCCAATGACAATTCTCTCCTGTCAAACAAAATCATCAGTGAATGGTATTCAACATGTTTCCACTCTCCCAGATGCAATAGCTTGTCAATTTTCAACCTTTGAAAAGCTTG TGGTTGTTTATGGAGATCACAGTCTCTACGTATGGGATGTGCGTGATGTAACTAAG GTTAGCAGGTGTTGTGTACTTGTTTCACGTAGCTCATGCATATGGGATGTTAATAATATTCCCTGCAAAAATTTGCATGATTCTGCTCTTGGATGTGTTGCTAGAGAAAGTTGTCGTGCAGTTTCTTTTGCAACATGCTCTGCAGATGGCCCTATCAGGCTATGGGATCTAGCTTTACAGTCTGATTCAGAGACGAAGAATGCTGGACCTGAAATCACCATGAATCAACAACCTAGTTGTTCTCCAAACACTGACCAAGTGGGCACCATAGGTATAG TGAGTGCTGGTGTCTTTGATCAAGATACTGCAGAGTCAGGGGTAGGTGCTCCAGGTTTTCGTTCGATGGCAGTTAGTTCCGATGGAAAATACCTGGCTGCAGGTGATTGCCATGGAAACCTCCATGTTTATAATCTGTATACTTCTGACTACACATGCTTTCAG GTAATTTGTAGGAAAATTGGAGATCCTGAAATTCATCAATTTAATGTCTGGCTGGCTTATTCAGAAGCTGTTGGTGGTAGTTTTCCAT CTTTAACGTGGACGGGCATTGGCGCACCATCCATACTGTTTATCTTGATCTACTGGATTCCCCTGAAGTGCGAGATGTCAAGGACATCAAGTTGCCAATTTCCATCCC TAGAAGACCCACTCCTGGATGGACCAGGCTGTGGTGAGGGGAGAGAAACCACGTTAGGTGATCTTCCTGCCACAGACCATATCTTGCTGCGACCACATTGTGGGCTTGGTGGTGAGGCAATAAATGAAGAGAAGGGATGTATATCAA CTGCAGGTCAAGGTTCAGGTGAACAGTTATGCTCAGAGGCAAGTGAAATCCCAGTGCAGACAACTAAGGATGATGAAAGCAATGGCCGACAACATGAAGATGATGATCTCTTCAGCCAACACTTCAGCAATTTATCAACACTATTGAAGGTGGGAACTTTATCATTTGTGTTTCTTGTTGATATAGATGGGAAGGCTAATATATTGACGGACCACTGTAATTTTTGA